From the Oscillospiraceae bacterium genome, the window AGTGCCACCTGCTCTTTTAAATTTTCTTTTTCAGCGGTAAAATCATACTCTGAAGCATCCAGTGAAATTCCTTTCCCTAAAAGCTCCTGACGGATTTTATAAAAGCCCTGCTTTTTATAGGTTTGCCTGGAATATAAAAACTGCTCCTTGTAACTTTCGTCCGAAAGGTATCCGTTTTCTTTTAATCTTTCGATGATTTCCTCTGCCACAGCAGGCGGACACCCCCGAAGCTTTAATTTCTCCCCCAATTCCTTCTCGGAATACATTCTGCGGGAGAGTAGCCCCAAACAATAATCATACTGCTCAGGAAATACACATTCTTTCTGAAATGCCTCCACACTTTCCGCTAAAAGCTCCTCTTTGCCCACCAATTTCTGATAGGTATACGAAGAAATGGAAAACAGATAAGTGTCT encodes:
- a CDS encoding regulatory protein RecX, with product MIKLTFKPQLKRKNRFSVFMGDTYLFSISSYTYQKLVGKEELLAESVEAFQKECVFPEQYDYCLGLLSRRMYSEKELGEKLKLRGCPPAVAEEIIERLKENGYLSDESYKEQFLYSRQTYKKQGFYKIRQELLGKGISLDASEYDFTAEKENLKEQVALLIAKQTETPKIYSRLIRKGYRFSDITDCLRNLSSQVLEEDYEEDYDA